One genomic region from Lycorma delicatula isolate Av1 chromosome 1, ASM4794821v1, whole genome shotgun sequence encodes:
- the LOC142320115 gene encoding uncharacterized protein LOC142320115, producing the protein MDALKDKFEISCLANNSEKLISITLKNKISYRFIDSYQFLSYSLDELVHSLFTRKQIMMFKTTYSQFRNDIQSNCDENNKARVAMLNLLIPRKGVYPYTYMKSASVFDETELPPIDAFYDDLRREHISETDYMHAQNVWNRFKIKSLGEYHDLCMKLDVMLLSDVFESFRNKMIEINNLDPCHYISAPHLSWFAALKETKVQLELVRDPDMYLFFEKGIRGGVSMIPNRYAVANDPNQHDYYDENKPKKYIKYYDVRSLYGRCMKEPLPVNGFRWCDENELEYLFNVEDIKDDAETGYILEVDLAYPKHFHETHRDYPLAPEKKSNPNGMISPFLYDEKRVACKKLLCTLEDKHKYVLHYRTLKLYCQQGMVLTKIHRAVNFNQSPRLKDYVEKNFDAWCDIKDPTEKS; encoded by the coding sequence ATGGATGCattgaaagataaatttgaaatttcttgtcTCGCAAACAATAGTGAAAAACTTATATCTATAACGCTCAAGAACAAAATATCATATCGATTTATTGATTCGTATCAATTTCTGTCTTACAGCTTAGATGAGCTGGTGCACAGTTTATTTACTCGTAAAcaaataatgatgtttaaaacAACATACTCTCAATTTCGAAACGATATACAAAGTAATTGTGATGAAAACAATAAAGCTAGAGTTGCTATGTTGAACTTGTTAATTCCAAGAAAAGGTGTTTATCCTTATACTTATATGAAATCGGCATCTGTTTTCGATGAAACAGAATTACCACCTATCGATGCGTTTTATGATGATTTACGGCGAGAACACATATCCGAAACGGATTACATGCATGCACAAAACGTTTggaatcgatttaaaattaagtCGCTCGGTGAATATCACGATCTCTGTATGAAATTAGACGTCATGCTGTTGTCTGATGTATTCGAGAGTTTTcgtaataaaatgattgaaataaacaatttggaTCCGTGTCATTATATATCCGCTCCACATTTATCGTGGTTTGCAGCGCTTAAGGAAACGAAAGTGCAGTTAGAACTCGTTAGAGATCcggatatgtatttgttttttgaaaaaggcaTTCGCGGTGGAGTGTCGATGATTCCCAACCGTTATGCTGTGGCAAACGATCCGAATCAACATgattattatgatgaaaataaaccgaagaaatacattaaatattacgaTGTACGATCTCTTTACGGCCGCTGTATGAAGGAACCGCTGCCTGTAAACGGTTTCAGATGGTGTGATGAAAACGAACTTGAATATTTGTTCAATGTGGAAGATATAAAAGACGATGCGGAAACCGGTTATATTTTAGAAGTCGATTTAGCATATCCCAAACATTTTCATGAAACACACAGAGATTATCCGCTCGCACCAGAGAAAAAATCCAATCCCAACGGTATGATTTCTCCGTTCCTCTACGATGAAAAACGAGTGgcgtgtaaaaaattattgtgtacttTGGAAGATAAACacaaatacgttttacattacagaacgTTAAAACTGTATTGTCAACAGGGTATGGTGCTGACAAAAATACACAGAGCCGTTAATTTCAATCAATCTCCACGGTTGAAAGATTATGTTGAGAAAAATTTCGATGCGTGGTGCGACATAAAAGATCCGACTGAAAAAAGTTGA